The following proteins are co-located in the Roseofilum reptotaenium CS-1145 genome:
- a CDS encoding NAD-dependent epimerase/dehydratase family protein, whose translation MTKVIVTGVAGFIGSTLAETLLNQGQEVIGVDQFNDYYDPTLKRRNVSRFQTHPQFTLVEGDIQTLDWNSLFTDVEVVYHQAAQAGVRASWGQGFRSYTERNINATQIMLEAAKNSRTLKRFVYASTSSVYGNAETFPTSELIAPQPVSPYGITKLAAERLCVLYHQNFQVPFTALRYFTVYGPRQRPDMAFHKFYKAVLEDRAIDIYGDGQQTRDFTFIQDAVAANLGAATAPDAVGEVFNIGGGSRVVLTDVLDTMEKIVGQPIRRNHIDRAMGDARHTSADVSKAKKLLGYQPQVSLEEGLTQEWEWVQELYS comes from the coding sequence ATGACTAAAGTAATTGTAACTGGCGTAGCCGGTTTTATTGGTTCCACCTTAGCCGAAACCTTACTCAATCAAGGTCAAGAAGTCATTGGTGTCGATCAATTTAACGATTATTATGACCCAACACTGAAACGCCGGAATGTTAGTCGTTTTCAAACTCATCCTCAGTTTACCCTTGTAGAAGGAGATATTCAAACCTTAGATTGGAATTCCTTATTCACTGATGTAGAAGTAGTTTATCACCAAGCGGCGCAAGCGGGAGTGCGTGCGAGTTGGGGGCAAGGGTTTCGCTCCTATACGGAACGGAATATCAATGCGACTCAGATTATGCTGGAAGCGGCCAAAAATTCCAGGACGTTGAAGCGATTTGTTTATGCTTCGACCTCATCAGTGTATGGAAATGCGGAAACTTTTCCGACTTCAGAACTCATTGCTCCCCAACCGGTTTCTCCCTATGGGATCACAAAATTGGCGGCGGAACGGTTATGTGTGCTATATCACCAAAATTTTCAGGTTCCGTTTACGGCTCTACGGTATTTTACGGTATATGGTCCCCGTCAACGGCCAGATATGGCATTCCATAAATTTTACAAAGCGGTGTTGGAAGACCGGGCGATTGATATCTATGGCGATGGTCAACAAACGAGGGATTTCACCTTTATTCAAGATGCTGTAGCTGCTAATCTAGGGGCTGCAACAGCTCCTGATGCAGTTGGAGAGGTTTTTAATATTGGTGGAGGGAGTCGGGTTGTACTGACGGATGTGCTGGATACGATGGAAAAAATCGTTGGTCAGCCTATCCGTAGAAACCACATCGATCGCGCCATGGGTGATGCTCGTCATACCAGCGCTGATGTTTCCAAAGCCAAGAAATTGCTGGGATACCAGCCCCAAGTCTCTTTAGAAGAAGGCTTAACTCAGGAGTGGGAATGGGTGCAGGAACTTTATAGTTAA